A region from the Halogeometricum sp. S3BR5-2 genome encodes:
- a CDS encoding helix-hairpin-helix domain-containing protein, whose amino-acid sequence MTLRANRHVLAATRVDSGALTQVGVVLHRFDEPGTYQCRVFRGERLAGRCFVVVDPEAGASDATVDLAKVGHDGSTPSTGAIEADDPTYRVHPNGVVIFHVSRGSGSYHVVASRPRDGGEGFETVFDSTSLGTDDVFLARPIRPGRYTVTNAHSNAEGELIVTRPEKGDLFTPRVPVSATIGGTVDPERVETVAAQGVAYRVERRARVVVEHEADLESDRGDGDREPVRPRPRPRPGRSIVGWPPSDDRFTLVHPEIGERSDAIPVDVIESIGEANAEGLASVGVRSVADLARMNPASVARAIDASPERASRLVETAQLVTLGASSTTADLLTRLGETSRTITGADPEDLLKRIRTGIAEDELPESDGFDPAISELGPLVANANRFGAHD is encoded by the coding sequence GTGACGCTTCGAGCCAACCGGCACGTCCTAGCAGCGACCCGTGTAGACAGCGGTGCGCTGACTCAGGTCGGCGTCGTGCTCCACCGGTTCGACGAACCCGGGACGTACCAGTGCCGGGTCTTTCGCGGCGAACGGCTCGCAGGGCGCTGCTTCGTCGTCGTCGACCCCGAGGCCGGGGCCTCGGACGCGACCGTCGACCTCGCCAAGGTCGGACACGACGGTTCCACGCCGTCGACGGGCGCCATCGAGGCGGACGACCCGACGTACCGCGTTCATCCGAACGGGGTCGTCATCTTCCACGTCTCGCGCGGCTCGGGTAGTTACCACGTGGTCGCCAGCCGACCACGGGACGGCGGCGAGGGGTTCGAGACGGTGTTCGACAGCACCAGCCTCGGTACCGACGACGTCTTCCTCGCCCGACCGATACGACCGGGCCGCTACACGGTGACGAACGCTCACTCGAACGCGGAGGGCGAACTGATAGTGACCCGTCCCGAGAAAGGTGACCTGTTCACGCCGCGAGTGCCGGTGTCCGCGACGATCGGTGGTACTGTCGACCCCGAACGCGTCGAGACGGTCGCCGCGCAGGGCGTCGCGTACCGCGTCGAGCGCCGCGCTCGTGTCGTCGTCGAACACGAGGCGGACCTCGAGTCCGACCGCGGGGACGGAGACCGGGAGCCAGTGCGACCCCGTCCTCGGCCTCGTCCCGGCCGATCCATCGTCGGATGGCCGCCGTCCGACGACCGCTTCACGCTCGTCCATCCTGAGATCGGGGAGCGTTCGGACGCGATTCCGGTGGACGTGATCGAGTCGATTGGTGAGGCGAACGCTGAGGGACTGGCGAGTGTGGGCGTCAGGTCGGTGGCCGACCTCGCCCGGATGAACCCCGCATCCGTCGCACGTGCGATCGACGCGAGCCCCGAACGGGCGAGCCGGCTTGTCGAGACGGCCCAGCTCGTGACGCTCGGCGCGAGCTCGACCACCGCTGACCTCCTCACACGGCTCGGCGAGACCAGTCGGACGATCACGGGAGCGGACCCCGAGGACCTCCTCAAGCGGATCCGAACGGGGATTGCCGAGGACGAGCTCCCGGAATCGGACGGCTTTGACCCGGCAATCTCGGAGTTAGGGCCCCTCGTCGCGAACGCCAATCGGTTCGGAGCGCATGACTAA
- a CDS encoding ArdC-like ssDNA-binding domain-containing protein yields MATSDSSASFEETDTRTDEMHSTIEAWLDDLVDDVDAAQASDEFQEWLDIQSRFHDYSHRNTLLIKRQCPQATKVAGYNTWRNDFDRHVQEGEQAIWIWAPIITKRCPECENSPSYHERTDCEYDETPPEEWSKGLVGFKPAPVFDVSQTEGEPLPELETAAFGDADDLVPALKDAADELGVTVRIVDVDDWDHGDAKGVCKQRNLHELQPVVEAKARANQADLAVTSIHEYAHALLHFDIENEPERAKREVEAEAVAYIVGRYFGLDTSGSAFYLAAWQGDDSEVIQERLGRISSTAQEIISTVVED; encoded by the coding sequence ATGGCAACCAGTGACTCATCGGCCTCCTTCGAGGAGACCGACACGCGAACAGACGAGATGCACAGTACGATCGAAGCATGGCTCGACGACCTCGTTGACGATGTCGATGCGGCGCAGGCCAGCGACGAGTTCCAAGAGTGGCTCGACATCCAGAGTCGCTTCCACGACTATTCGCACCGAAATACGCTGCTCATCAAACGCCAGTGTCCCCAGGCAACGAAGGTCGCCGGCTACAACACGTGGCGAAACGACTTCGATCGGCACGTCCAAGAAGGCGAACAAGCGATCTGGATTTGGGCACCGATCATCACCAAGCGATGTCCCGAGTGCGAAAATTCGCCCAGCTACCACGAGAGAACTGATTGTGAGTACGACGAGACGCCGCCCGAGGAGTGGTCGAAAGGTCTCGTCGGGTTCAAACCAGCACCAGTCTTCGACGTCTCCCAGACAGAGGGAGAACCGCTTCCTGAACTGGAGACCGCAGCGTTTGGCGATGCCGACGACCTAGTGCCAGCGCTCAAAGATGCAGCTGATGAACTCGGTGTAACAGTACGTATCGTCGACGTTGACGACTGGGACCATGGCGACGCGAAGGGCGTCTGCAAGCAACGAAATCTCCACGAGCTCCAGCCAGTTGTCGAAGCGAAAGCCCGAGCGAACCAGGCAGATCTCGCTGTCACATCGATCCACGAGTACGCCCACGCACTGCTCCATTTCGATATCGAGAATGAACCCGAACGGGCAAAACGCGAGGTCGAAGCAGAAGCCGTCGCGTACATCGTCGGCCGGTATTTCGGCCTCGACACAAGCGGGTCTGCGTTCTATCTCGCTGCGTGGCAGGGTGATGACTCGGAGGTGATTCAAGAGCGCCTCGGTCGTATCAGTTCCACCGCTCAGGAAATCATCAGCACAGTCGTAGAGGACTGA
- the lrp gene encoding HTH-type transcriptional regulator Lrp — translation MAYEDLDKQLINALIGNGRASLRSLSEELDVSVTTVSNHINDLENEGVITGYTPILNYEDLGYEATAVLQLKVEGQALSDVIRRLQEHKQITTVYETTGEFDIIGIGSFRDTEDVNQTIKQLLNDATVRQSSTAIVLNKPVENEQFKLDVE, via the coding sequence ATGGCATACGAAGATCTTGACAAACAGCTCATCAACGCGCTTATTGGGAATGGACGGGCGAGTCTGCGCAGTCTTTCTGAGGAATTGGATGTCTCGGTGACAACAGTCTCGAATCACATTAACGATCTCGAAAATGAGGGAGTGATTACCGGGTATACGCCGATACTGAACTATGAGGATCTTGGATACGAAGCAACCGCCGTGCTACAGCTCAAAGTTGAGGGACAGGCGCTCTCGGACGTTATTAGACGGCTACAGGAGCACAAGCAGATAACGACGGTATACGAAACGACAGGGGAATTCGACATTATCGGTATTGGCTCATTTCGAGACACAGAGGACGTTAACCAGACGATCAAGCAGCTACTGAACGACGCAACTGTCCGGCAGTCTTCAACTGCGATCGTACTGAACAAACCGGTAGAGAATGAACAGTTTAAGCTTGATGTTGAATGA
- a CDS encoding Panacea domain-containing protein, with the protein MPEKAKLNDMIEYLVSHFSGNALTRTKIVKLLYLADRESYIGRDRQISNIKYIKYHYGPYSEDIVDALQDMDGDEIRELSGRSQNGTYYRYESNSDYEGSTLTREERAILKQVLREYENTQTKQLVETVYDLDDLDGIEKYTPLLQDTTVNAGRRAINS; encoded by the coding sequence ATGCCCGAGAAGGCTAAACTCAACGATATGATTGAGTACCTCGTGAGTCACTTCTCGGGTAATGCACTCACCAGAACCAAGATAGTGAAGCTTCTCTACTTGGCAGACCGAGAATCATACATTGGCCGTGATAGGCAAATTTCTAACATCAAGTACATAAAGTATCACTACGGCCCGTATTCTGAAGACATAGTGGACGCCTTGCAGGATATGGACGGTGACGAGATACGGGAGTTATCAGGCCGTTCACAGAATGGTACCTACTATCGTTATGAGTCTAACAGCGACTATGAAGGCTCAACTCTAACTCGGGAAGAGCGGGCTATCTTGAAACAGGTTCTACGCGAATACGAGAACACTCAAACGAAACAACTCGTTGAGACGGTTTACGACTTGGACGATTTAGACGGTATAGAGAAGTACACTCCGCTGTTGCAGGATACTACTGTGAATGCCGGAAGAAGAGCAATTAACAGCTGA
- a CDS encoding IS6 family transposase: MLLRDLLKQSLATSTLECWQRERTATLTRRFASRSHTRTLRVLGTPVRAFAVRLHAAGLSLRETEAILHLLGVERSFQAIFQWVHRLADSVSDPPKAQPRRVAVDETAVKINGKWSWLYAAIDLDTKVILDVALFERHGTDPAAAFLHGVCEKHDCSDTVFLADAFGYRTAFSRLGVNGRVDYTERNLIEKWFHTFKMRVDRFHNSWVGSRLSVRQWLAVFVHYYNFQRPHQSLDGRTPAQEVN; this comes from the coding sequence ATGCTACTCAGAGACCTGCTCAAGCAGAGTTTAGCCACCTCTACGCTTGAATGTTGGCAGCGGGAGCGGACGGCGACGTTAACGAGACGCTTCGCGTCTCGTTCGCACACCAGAACCCTTCGGGTTCTGGGGACGCCCGTCAGGGCGTTCGCCGTCCGACTCCATGCTGCCGGTCTTTCGCTCAGAGAGACAGAAGCGATTCTGCATCTTCTCGGCGTAGAACGCTCGTTTCAAGCGATTTTCCAGTGGGTACATCGGTTGGCTGACAGCGTGTCAGACCCGCCGAAGGCGCAGCCAAGGCGGGTCGCAGTTGACGAGACCGCTGTCAAAATCAACGGCAAGTGGTCTTGGTTGTACGCTGCAATAGACCTCGATACAAAAGTAATCCTTGACGTTGCGTTGTTCGAACGTCACGGAACTGATCCGGCGGCTGCGTTTCTCCACGGAGTTTGTGAGAAACACGATTGTTCAGACACGGTGTTTCTGGCCGATGCTTTCGGCTATCGGACTGCCTTCTCTCGATTAGGTGTGAACGGTCGGGTTGACTATACAGAGAGAAACCTCATCGAAAAGTGGTTTCACACGTTCAAAATGAGGGTCGACCGTTTCCACAATTCATGGGTGGGCAGTCGGCTGAGCGTCCGCCAATGGCTTGCAGTGTTCGTTCATTACTATAATTTTCAGCGACCGCATCAATCGCTTGATGGTCGAACGCCAGCTCAGGAGGTTAACTAG
- a CDS encoding toxin-antitoxin system TumE family protein — protein MAEGDDTATEVLDVRERFPTNATYAQVSAYHVPRSERYPDGVKYRMQYGRSDAPEDDDGTIIRYDNFPDHPDAPLHHKHTEDGGIEPVEFDGLLDLFHDFKQEVRNYGEHWD, from the coding sequence ATGGCGGAGGGCGACGACACGGCGACCGAAGTGCTGGACGTCCGGGAGCGGTTCCCGACGAACGCGACCTACGCACAGGTCAGTGCCTATCACGTCCCCCGCTCGGAGCGCTACCCCGACGGCGTGAAGTACCGCATGCAGTACGGCCGCAGCGACGCTCCCGAGGACGACGACGGGACGATCATCCGGTACGACAACTTCCCGGACCACCCAGACGCTCCGCTGCATCACAAACACACCGAGGACGGAGGAATCGAGCCGGTCGAGTTCGATGGCCTGCTGGATCTCTTCCACGATTTTAAACAAGAGGTACGAAACTATGGCGAACACTGGGACTGA